One window of the Trueperaceae bacterium genome contains the following:
- a CDS encoding DUF86 domain-containing protein, which translates to MSRSDEALLNDVLAAITAIRGHLDVGTLAEPIVYDAVRMRLIEIGEAVKSISPAVLEEEPHVPWRSVAGMRDRLAHSYFDILVRILAETVTSDLDELESAVARMAARRG; encoded by the coding sequence GTGAGTCGCTCGGACGAAGCACTTCTGAACGACGTCCTGGCCGCCATAACCGCGATCCGCGGCCATCTGGACGTCGGAACGCTGGCCGAGCCAATAGTCTACGACGCCGTCCGGATGCGCCTCATAGAGATCGGCGAGGCCGTGAAATCCATCAGCCCCGCGGTACTGGAGGAAGAACCGCACGTGCCGTGGCGGAGCGTGGCCGGCATGCGCGACAGGCTCGCTCACAGCTACTTCGACATACTGGTGAGGATCCTCGCCGAAACGGTCACCAGCGATCTGGACGAGCTCGAGAGCGCTGTGGCGAGGATGGCTGCCAGGCGGGGTTGA